The proteins below are encoded in one region of Alistipes communis:
- a CDS encoding endonuclease/exonuclease/phosphatase family protein: MNKFRMFPPLLGLMFLLAGCGDSRPAETVRLVTYNAGTFNKYIADDYPLVAEMMREVGADAVCLNELDSCTTRTGGVFQLERIARAMGGWDYRFGRAMPYRGGSYGVGVMTRERILDHFTVALPRGEGAEPRVLTVVELARYVIATTHLDHTSAAAQRDQVAVINRVMRERYAEASKPVFLGGDLNALPDSGTLRALQEAWTVLTPTDGGTYPSHDPKKCIDYILQLDNGVTCETVGARVLHRFEAGDAARASDHLPVLLEIRLPAES; encoded by the coding sequence ATGAATAAATTCCGAATGTTTCCGCCGCTGCTCGGCCTCATGTTTCTTTTGGCCGGCTGCGGCGATTCCCGACCGGCGGAGACGGTACGGCTGGTGACCTACAACGCAGGCACCTTCAACAAGTACATCGCCGACGACTACCCGCTCGTGGCCGAAATGATGCGGGAGGTCGGTGCCGACGCCGTCTGCCTCAACGAACTCGACAGTTGCACGACCCGCACGGGCGGCGTTTTCCAACTCGAACGCATCGCCCGGGCCATGGGCGGCTGGGACTACCGCTTCGGCCGCGCCATGCCCTATCGGGGCGGAAGCTACGGCGTCGGCGTCATGACCCGCGAGCGCATCCTCGACCATTTCACCGTCGCCCTGCCGCGGGGAGAAGGTGCGGAGCCGCGCGTGCTGACGGTCGTCGAACTGGCGCGGTACGTGATCGCCACCACCCACCTCGACCATACGTCGGCCGCAGCGCAGCGCGATCAGGTCGCCGTCATCAACCGCGTGATGCGCGAACGCTACGCCGAGGCGTCCAAACCCGTCTTTCTGGGCGGCGACCTGAACGCCCTCCCCGACTCCGGAACGCTCCGCGCGTTGCAGGAGGCCTGGACGGTACTGACGCCCACCGACGGGGGCACCTACCCCTCGCACGATCCGAAAAAGTGCATCGACTACATCCTGCAACTCGACAACGGCGTCACGTGCGAAACGGTCGGCGCGCGCGTCCTGCACCGTTTCGAGGCGGGCGACGCCGCCCGCGCATCGGATCATCTGCCGGTACTGCTCGAAATCCGGCTGCCTGCGGAAAGCTGA
- a CDS encoding nucleoside kinase yields the protein MRDLIQVICENLDRTIEVEMGTSLLDIQRQYLPKGPHPYLAAYVNNRIKELNYKVYTPITVRYIDATHFEGIRVYERTASFILQRAVRELYPEHKFYIRHSMLRGFYCEIEGRDGISAREAEAIRTRMEELVDAAIPIIRSRVRSIDAAMEFTRLGFDDKTELLNTRPRLYSTLYSLGDMKGYFYGALAPSTDYIRLFDIRPYYNGFYVVLPGRSHPDALKPLVAQDKLFDIFHQYKEWVDIMGVPTVGRLNAKVLAGDASELIKIAEAFHEKRLARIADTIAAANRSQGTRMVLISGPSSSGKTTSAKRLGIQLRILGLNPVLISLDDYFVNRDKTPRDADGEYDYEALEAIDLRLFNDHLQRLFAGESLPVPRYDFITGKRQWHDNPLRLDDRSVLIVEGIHGLNPRLTPSIPDHMKFKIYISCFTSVSMDNLSRIATTDNRLLRRMVRDNATRGHNAQATLARWESVRRGEEKHIFPYQENADVMFNSSLFYEISVLRPYAERILREVPDTVPEYGEAKRLLKFLDNFIPIDPAEIPPTSLLREFIGGSSFRY from the coding sequence ATGAGAGATCTTATCCAAGTCATCTGCGAGAACCTCGACCGCACGATCGAGGTCGAAATGGGAACGTCGCTGCTCGACATCCAGCGGCAATACCTGCCCAAGGGACCGCACCCCTACCTGGCGGCCTACGTCAACAACCGCATCAAGGAACTGAACTACAAGGTATACACCCCGATCACGGTGCGTTATATCGACGCCACACACTTCGAAGGCATCCGCGTCTACGAACGCACGGCGTCGTTCATCCTCCAGCGGGCCGTCCGCGAGCTCTATCCCGAACACAAGTTCTACATCCGCCACTCGATGCTGCGCGGCTTCTACTGCGAAATCGAGGGGCGCGACGGCATCTCCGCCCGGGAGGCCGAAGCCATCCGCACCCGCATGGAGGAGCTGGTCGACGCGGCGATTCCGATCATCCGCAGCCGCGTACGGTCGATCGACGCCGCAATGGAATTCACGCGGCTGGGATTCGACGACAAGACCGAGCTGCTCAACACCCGACCGCGCCTTTACAGCACGCTCTACTCGCTGGGCGACATGAAGGGCTACTTCTACGGCGCGCTCGCCCCGTCGACCGACTACATCCGCCTGTTCGACATCCGCCCCTACTACAACGGTTTCTACGTCGTACTGCCCGGACGCAGCCACCCCGACGCGCTCAAACCGCTCGTGGCGCAGGACAAGCTGTTCGACATCTTCCACCAGTACAAGGAGTGGGTCGACATCATGGGCGTACCGACTGTCGGCCGGCTCAACGCCAAGGTGCTGGCGGGCGACGCCTCGGAGCTCATCAAGATCGCCGAAGCCTTCCACGAGAAACGGCTGGCGCGTATCGCCGACACGATCGCCGCGGCCAACCGCTCGCAGGGAACGCGCATGGTACTCATCTCCGGCCCCTCGTCGAGCGGCAAGACCACCTCGGCCAAGCGTCTGGGCATCCAGCTGCGCATCCTGGGGCTGAACCCCGTGCTCATCTCGCTCGACGACTATTTCGTCAACCGAGACAAGACCCCGCGCGACGCCGACGGCGAGTACGACTACGAAGCGCTCGAAGCCATCGACCTCAGACTCTTCAACGACCACCTGCAACGCCTCTTCGCCGGCGAGAGCCTTCCCGTGCCGCGCTACGACTTCATCACCGGCAAACGCCAGTGGCACGACAATCCGCTGCGGCTCGACGACCGGTCGGTGCTGATCGTCGAAGGCATCCACGGACTCAACCCGCGCCTCACGCCGAGCATCCCCGACCACATGAAGTTCAAGATCTACATCTCGTGCTTCACGTCGGTGTCGATGGACAACCTCTCGCGCATCGCCACCACCGACAACCGCCTGCTGCGCCGCATGGTGCGCGACAACGCCACGCGCGGCCACAACGCGCAGGCGACGCTCGCACGCTGGGAGAGCGTGCGGCGCGGCGAGGAGAAGCACATCTTCCCCTATCAGGAGAACGCCGACGTGATGTTCAACTCGTCGCTTTTCTACGAGATCTCGGTGCTGCGCCCCTATGCCGAACGTATCCTGCGCGAGGTGCCCGATACGGTGCCCGAATACGGCGAGGCCAAGCGGCTGTTGAAATTCCTCGACAACTTCATCCCGATCGATCCCGCCGAGATTCCGCCCACCTCGCTGCTGCGCGAATTCATCGGCGGCAGCAGTTTCAGGTATTGA
- a CDS encoding bifunctional metallophosphatase/5'-nucleotidase: protein MMKKSLFGALLLFVLAACSPRMETVVILSTNDIHAHIEKFPQLAEAVKKCRDTVKNVILVDAGDRWTGNVYCDRAAEPRRPIIDLMNRLRYDVATFGNHEFDAGQAFLGVRTAQCRFPVVCANIVSDTATFPQPAPYAIVERGGRRIGFVASVTNYDHNNHPAGHDENFAGLTFTDAVDAVADRQSLRDECDALVALTHIGTKKDRVLAEKAPRYDVIVGGHSHDETNETVGGVLVTQTGKNLDNVGVTVLRFRGDELVEKSFRLVPLAGYEPAPAYQRMVEGYYSDPALRAKVADLRGRLDKTGLANVFTEAVREAGKADVGIYHIGGVRLDSLAGEVVAADIYNLDPFGSKLVTAEMTADELARLVKTKFNDTVNLDESHRIDIYMTTPYVIRTDERFEAQSVAFPELKPGRRYRVAMGDYIFKTYSGLDYTDGAPTGTLLTDVLDSYLRARSPLAPDNEPRQRIE from the coding sequence ATGATGAAAAAATCGTTATTTGGCGCATTGCTGCTCTTCGTGCTGGCGGCTTGCTCGCCGCGCATGGAGACGGTGGTGATTCTTTCGACCAACGACATCCACGCCCATATCGAGAAGTTCCCGCAGCTGGCCGAAGCCGTCAAGAAGTGCCGCGATACGGTGAAGAACGTGATTCTGGTCGATGCGGGCGACCGCTGGACGGGCAACGTCTACTGCGATCGAGCCGCCGAGCCGCGCCGGCCGATCATCGATCTGATGAACCGCCTGCGTTACGACGTGGCGACCTTCGGCAACCACGAGTTCGACGCCGGACAGGCTTTTCTGGGCGTGCGCACCGCGCAGTGCCGGTTTCCGGTCGTCTGCGCCAATATCGTAAGCGATACGGCGACCTTTCCCCAGCCGGCGCCCTATGCGATCGTCGAGCGGGGCGGCCGCAGGATCGGCTTCGTGGCCTCGGTGACCAACTACGACCACAACAACCATCCGGCGGGGCACGACGAGAATTTCGCGGGGCTGACCTTCACGGACGCGGTGGATGCCGTGGCCGACCGGCAGTCGCTGCGCGACGAGTGCGACGCGCTGGTCGCCCTGACCCATATCGGGACGAAGAAAGACCGCGTGCTGGCCGAAAAGGCGCCGCGTTACGACGTGATCGTGGGCGGGCACAGCCACGACGAGACAAACGAGACGGTCGGCGGCGTGCTGGTGACGCAGACGGGCAAGAATCTCGACAACGTGGGCGTCACGGTGCTCCGCTTCCGCGGCGACGAACTGGTGGAGAAGAGCTTCCGGCTGGTGCCGCTGGCGGGCTACGAACCCGCACCCGCCTACCAGCGGATGGTCGAAGGTTATTACAGCGATCCGGCGCTTCGGGCGAAGGTGGCCGACCTGCGCGGCCGGCTGGACAAGACCGGGCTGGCCAACGTCTTTACCGAGGCGGTGCGCGAGGCGGGCAAGGCCGACGTCGGTATCTACCACATCGGCGGCGTGCGGCTCGATTCGCTTGCGGGCGAGGTCGTGGCGGCCGATATCTACAACCTCGATCCTTTCGGCTCCAAACTGGTGACGGCCGAGATGACGGCCGACGAGCTGGCGCGGCTGGTGAAGACCAAATTCAACGATACGGTCAACCTCGACGAGTCGCACCGCATCGACATCTACATGACCACCCCTTATGTGATCCGTACCGACGAGCGGTTCGAGGCGCAGTCGGTCGCTTTCCCCGAACTGAAACCCGGCCGCCGCTACCGCGTGGCGATGGGCGACTACATTTTCAAGACCTATTCCGGTCTCGATTATACCGACGGAGCTCCTACCGGGACGCTGTTGACCGACGTATTGGATTCATATTTGCGCGCCCGCTCGCCGCTGGCGCCCGACAACGAACCCCGTCAGCGGATCGAGTAG
- the gcvP gene encoding aminomethyl-transferring glycine dehydrogenase — MSFDTFADRHIGVSNPDELKAMLDTIGVGSVDELIAQVIPQSIRLKKPLDLPAGMSEYEFAAHIRALADRNHPLRSFIGMGYYPCAVPAAVARNVFENPAWYTSYTPYQAEISQGRLEALLNFQTAVLSLTGMEIANCSLLDEGTATAEAMLMMFALRSRDAVKEGRTQLFVDRNLFPQTLDLLLTRSEPFGIELIVDDYDCYEFSGKEFGAVVQYPAADGAVRDYAAFVEAAHAHDAKVTAVADLLSLALLKAPGEWGADICVGSAQRLGTPMGFGGPHAGYMATREAYKRQMPGRIIGVSVDRLGNRALRMALQMREQHIKRERATSNICTASALMASMVGFYCVYNGAEGLRRAAETAHTAACDTARALAALGYKLTNQHFFDTLDIEAEAAVIQSLALERGINFFYPSEERVRLSFDEVTTPDEVAEVVALFAEARGRKPKVARSHAPSTLPEALRRTSPILTEEVFRSHRSESALMRYIKRLEHRDISLADSMISLGSCTMKLNAAALMQPLSLAGFQNMHPFAPVEQAEGYMELIAALERDLATITGLAACSLQPNSGAAGEYAGLMVIRAYHQSKGQGYRNVILIPASAHGTNPASAAMAGMKIVTVACDAKGNIDVNDLKTKAEEHASELCGLMVTYPSTHGVFESRIREIVDAVHDAGGQVYMDGANMNAQVGLTNPGYIGADVCHLNLHKTFAMPHGGGGPGVGPICVAAHLRPFLPSHPIAATGGDEGITAVASAPWGSALLLPITYGYIKMLGGDGLRRATEMAIVNANYMSSALAAEYRTYYSGETGRVGHEMILDLTNFKHDYGIDCGDIAHRLMDYGFHAPTLSFPVHETLMVEPTESEPKAEMDRFMEALVHIKRECEAAAGQEDNVVRNAPHTAVEIAGEWSHPYSRREAAFPLGWIAEAKFWPYVSKIDNGYGDRNLVCRCTE; from the coding sequence ATGTCTTTTGATACATTCGCTGACCGCCATATCGGCGTCAGCAATCCCGACGAACTCAAAGCCATGCTCGACACGATCGGTGTCGGAAGCGTCGACGAACTGATCGCGCAGGTGATCCCCCAGTCGATCCGGCTGAAAAAACCGCTCGACCTGCCTGCGGGCATGAGCGAATACGAATTCGCCGCACATATCCGTGCGCTGGCCGACCGCAACCACCCGCTGCGGTCGTTCATCGGCATGGGCTACTACCCCTGCGCCGTACCGGCCGCCGTGGCGCGCAACGTCTTCGAGAATCCCGCGTGGTACACCTCCTACACCCCCTACCAGGCCGAAATCTCGCAGGGGCGTCTGGAAGCGCTGCTCAATTTCCAGACCGCCGTGCTCTCGCTCACGGGCATGGAAATCGCCAACTGCTCGCTCTTGGACGAGGGGACGGCGACGGCCGAGGCGATGCTCATGATGTTCGCCCTGCGCAGCCGCGACGCGGTGAAGGAGGGGCGCACGCAGCTCTTCGTCGACCGCAACCTCTTCCCGCAGACGCTCGACCTGCTGCTCACGCGCAGCGAGCCGTTCGGCATCGAGCTCATCGTCGACGACTACGACTGCTACGAGTTCTCGGGCAAGGAGTTCGGCGCTGTCGTGCAGTATCCGGCCGCCGACGGCGCCGTGCGCGACTACGCGGCCTTCGTCGAAGCGGCGCACGCGCACGATGCGAAGGTGACGGCCGTGGCCGACCTGCTCTCGCTGGCACTGCTGAAAGCTCCCGGCGAATGGGGCGCCGACATCTGCGTCGGCTCGGCGCAACGCCTGGGCACGCCCATGGGCTTCGGCGGCCCGCACGCGGGCTACATGGCCACGCGCGAGGCCTACAAACGTCAGATGCCCGGCCGCATCATCGGCGTCTCGGTCGACCGGCTGGGCAACCGCGCCCTGCGCATGGCGCTGCAAATGCGCGAGCAGCATATCAAGCGCGAGCGCGCCACCTCGAACATCTGCACCGCCTCGGCGCTGATGGCCTCGATGGTGGGCTTCTACTGCGTCTACAACGGCGCCGAAGGCCTGCGCCGTGCTGCCGAGACGGCCCACACGGCCGCCTGCGACACCGCCCGCGCCCTCGCGGCGCTGGGCTACAAGCTCACGAACCAGCACTTCTTCGATACGCTCGACATCGAGGCCGAAGCGGCCGTCATCCAGTCGCTCGCTCTCGAACGGGGCATCAACTTCTTCTACCCCTCCGAGGAGCGCGTGCGCCTCTCGTTCGACGAGGTGACCACCCCCGACGAGGTGGCCGAGGTCGTGGCCCTCTTCGCCGAGGCGCGGGGACGCAAACCCAAAGTCGCCAGGAGCCACGCCCCGAGCACGCTGCCCGAAGCGCTGCGCCGCACCTCGCCGATCCTCACCGAGGAGGTCTTCCGCTCGCACCGCAGCGAAAGCGCGCTGATGCGCTACATCAAGCGGCTGGAACACCGCGACATCTCGCTGGCCGACTCGATGATCTCGCTGGGGTCGTGCACGATGAAACTCAACGCGGCGGCACTCATGCAACCCCTGTCGCTGGCCGGGTTCCAGAACATGCACCCCTTCGCACCCGTCGAACAGGCCGAAGGTTACATGGAGCTGATCGCCGCGCTCGAACGCGACCTGGCCACGATCACCGGACTGGCCGCCTGCTCGCTGCAACCCAATTCGGGCGCCGCGGGCGAATACGCAGGGTTGATGGTCATCCGCGCCTACCACCAGTCCAAGGGGCAGGGGTACCGCAACGTCATCCTGATCCCCGCCTCGGCGCACGGCACGAACCCCGCGTCGGCCGCCATGGCAGGCATGAAGATCGTCACGGTGGCGTGCGACGCCAAGGGCAACATCGACGTCAACGACCTCAAAACCAAGGCCGAAGAACACGCCTCGGAGCTGTGCGGGCTGATGGTGACCTATCCCTCGACGCACGGCGTCTTCGAGAGCCGCATCCGCGAGATCGTCGACGCCGTACACGACGCCGGCGGACAGGTCTATATGGACGGCGCCAACATGAACGCGCAGGTCGGCCTCACCAATCCGGGCTACATCGGCGCCGACGTCTGCCACCTCAACCTCCACAAGACCTTCGCCATGCCGCACGGCGGCGGCGGTCCCGGCGTCGGCCCGATCTGCGTGGCCGCGCACCTGCGTCCCTTCCTGCCGTCGCACCCCATCGCCGCGACGGGCGGCGACGAAGGCATCACCGCCGTGGCGTCGGCCCCGTGGGGTTCGGCGCTGCTGCTGCCCATCACCTACGGCTACATCAAGATGCTGGGCGGCGACGGGCTGCGCCGCGCCACCGAGATGGCCATCGTCAACGCCAACTACATGTCGTCGGCACTGGCCGCGGAGTACCGCACCTATTACAGCGGCGAAACGGGCCGCGTGGGGCACGAGATGATCCTCGACCTGACGAATTTCAAACACGACTACGGCATCGACTGCGGCGACATCGCCCACCGACTGATGGACTACGGCTTCCACGCCCCGACGCTCTCGTTCCCCGTGCACGAAACGCTGATGGTCGAGCCCACGGAGTCGGAGCCCAAGGCCGAAATGGATCGTTTCATGGAGGCGCTCGTGCACATCAAGCGCGAGTGCGAAGCGGCCGCCGGACAGGAGGACAACGTCGTGCGCAACGCTCCGCACACGGCCGTGGAGATCGCCGGCGAGTGGTCGCACCCCTACTCGCGCCGGGAAGCGGCCTTCCCGCTCGGCTGGATCGCCGAGGCGAAGTTCTGGCCCTACGTCTCGAAAATCGACAACGGCTACGGCGACCGCAACCTCGTCTGCCGCTGCACGGAGTAA